AAACTTAACTTTAGATTATCAGCAAATTTAATATCGCCTTCCTCTTTCAAATAAGGCTgaactatttcatttttaacaatctTGTCAAGATTTCTGTTAACAGCAGTGTCTGTTGTTGATCTTCTTTCACAAcagttatttttttggtaaaatttctgtttcataCAATGTCTTTTAGAAAAATGACAAAGAAATTCGGTTTTTTTGGTATACAATTTTCCACACAACTCACAAATTATAATCCCACCAATTGTATTCAGAATCAGATGTTTTCCATctgtaaagaaaattaaaaatagtttttttcaatttaaaatccttttgtatatatcaatatttacaatgatTCCACTTAAAAAACCTcattttagttgtttttataCAGAtggtataataattataattttatacagatattgataaaaaatttgacaaaactgaGATAATTGATGCTGCTGAAATTAAAGATGAGAAAGGATTGAAGGCTAGTATAGGGGAATAGAGAGAacaaaacacaacaaaaaatgatttataattcAAGTATGTGCATTCCAAGTAAATTTCACTTTTCCTGTCCatctaatattcaaataaagttATCATAAACTTagtaaagaaaaatagaaacattCTTTACAGTAAATTCCCACTGAAACAGAAAAATACTCGAATACCACAATAATCATCCTAGAAcaaaatgagcaaaaaaatttacattgttTTAATATTGATGTACAGATTGGTATATATTTGTGGAATCAATAAGAAGGAAGTGGTTATTTGttgttgaagaaataaatggaagattatttcatttttctatctaatgaaaatgaatgttatttatatttactatGGTTCCTCGGATTATTCtctaataaacaatatttcaaatggTTCAAGTATTAGACAAAGTAAAGGTATAtaacaatattgataatgattaaaaatgttACATCTAAATAGCACATCAATATCTTCAACTCACCTGGTTTTATTCTAAAATGTACCAATTTCTCTGGAATTTTAGGTTTATCAACCAAATTAGTACGATCTCCTGTTTTTGCGGGAATCATAGATTCTTCAAATACTAGATCGTCACTTATTTCTTGTTTAACAGGATGcttactaattttatttatattttgaaaagcagCACTAGGCATTTCATCACTCAATTCTTGTTTAACATtcatattccaaataaaatcaTCGTGAATCTCGATTTCGTCCTTAATCACTGTCTGCTCCATATCCTTTCGGtcttgattttatcaaatagagaataaataaaagttatttgaacaaaaattgtaatgTATACTGATCGTGGAGAAacattcttcttctatttttataatatggtCTGTTTAGTTGAAAGCCACCATTTGAAAACCATTGATCTaaattaattctttttaaatctcaatttaattaatgttattctaaaaattcaattttggaCCAGtttatcaattgaattatttgaaggGCGACGGGGAAAAGTAGTATTTA
The sequence above is drawn from the Diorhabda carinulata isolate Delta chromosome 6, icDioCari1.1, whole genome shotgun sequence genome and encodes:
- the LOC130895482 gene encoding uncharacterized protein LOC130895482 isoform X2, with the translated sequence MEQTVIKDEIEIHDDFIWNMNVKQELSDEMPSAAFQNINKISKHPVKQEISDDLVFEESMIPAKTGDRTNLVDKPKIPEKLVHFRIKPVGIYCKECFYFSLLSL
- the LOC130895482 gene encoding uncharacterized protein LOC130895482 isoform X3 yields the protein MEQTVIKDEIEIHDDFIWNMNVKQELSDEMPSAAFQNINKISKHPVKQEISDDLVFEESMIPAKTGDRTNLVDKPKIPEKLVHFRIKPG